The following coding sequences lie in one Lolium perenne isolate Kyuss_39 chromosome 2, Kyuss_2.0, whole genome shotgun sequence genomic window:
- the LOC127335694 gene encoding purple acid phosphatase 2 yields the protein MGALCLLALAVMLATAAETEAGVTSWYRRKLVATADMPLDADVFRMPPGYNAPQQVHITLGDQTGTAMTVSWVTANELGNGTVKYGRSPEKMEMSAEGTHTRYDYFNYTSGFIHHCTLKNLKHGVKYYYAMGFGHTVRTFWFTTPPKPGPDVPFKFGLIGDLGQTFDSNSTLSHYEANGGDAVLFVGDLSYADTYPLHDNNRWDTWARFVERSVAYQPWLWTTGNHELDYAPEIGETTPFKPFTHRYPTPFLAAGSTEPFWYSVKIASAHVIVLSSYSAYGKYTPQWKWLEDELGRVDRKTTPWLIVLMHSPWYNSNNYHYMEGETMRVQFEQWLVDAKVDLVLAGHVHSYERSRRFSNIQYDIINNKATPVHNLDAPVYVNIGDGGNIEGIADNFTKPQPGYSAFREASFGHGTLAIKNRTHAYYEWHRNHDGAKAVADSLWLTNRFWMPTHDDSN from the exons ATGGGTGCCCTGTGCCTGCTCGCGCTCGCCGTGATGCTCGCCACGGCGGCGGAAACCGAAGCCGGGGTGACGAGCTGGTACCGGCGGAAGCTGGTAGCCACCGCCGACATGCCGCTCGACGCCGACGTCTTCCGCATGCCGCCCGGCTACAATGCTCCACAACAG GTGCACATCACGCTGGGTGACCAGACGGGCACCGCCATGACGGTATCATGGGTGACGGCGAACGAGCTGGGCAACGGCACCGTGAAGTACGGCCGCTCGCCGGAGAAGATGGAGATGTCGGCGGAGGGCACGCACACGCGCTACGACTACTTCAACTACACCTCCGGGTTCATCCACCACTGCACCCTCAAGAACCTCAAG CATGGTGTCAAGTACTACTACGCGATGGGGTTCGGGCACACGGTGAGGACCTTCTGGTTCACCACACCTCCCAAGCCAGGCCCTGATGTGCCCTTCAAGTTTGGACTCATCG GTGACTTGGGTCAGACGTTCGACTCGAATAGCACGTTGTCACACTACGAGGCCAACGGTGGCGACGCCGTGCTCTTCGTCGGTGACCTCTCCTACGCCGACACCTACCCGCTCCACGACAACAACCGCTGGGACACCTGGGCTCGCTTCGTCGAGCGCAGCGTCGCCTACCAGCCATGGCTCTGGACTACCGGCAACCATGAGCTGGACTACGCACCGGAGATCGGCGAGACGACCCCCTTCAAGCCCTTCACCCACCGCTACCCAACGCCATTCCTGGCCGCCGGCAGCACGGAGCCCTTCTGGTACTCCGTCAAGATCGCCTCGGCGCATGTCATCGTGCTCTCCTCCTACTCCGCCTACGGCAAGTACACGCCGCAATGGAAATGGCTCGAAGACGAACTGGGTCGCGTCGACAGGAAGACGACCCCGTGGCTCATCGTGCTCATGCACTCGCCATGGTACAACAGCAACAACTACCACTACATGGAGGGGGAGACGATGCGGGTGCAGTTCGAGCAATGGCTCGTCGACGCCAAGGTCGACCTCGTGCTCGCCGGACATGTCCACTCCTACGAACGCAGCCGGCGGTTCTCGAACATCCAGTATGACATCATCAATAACAAGGCTACGCCGGTGCACAACCTGGACGCGCCGGTTTACGTGAACATCGGCGACGGAGGCAATATCGAAGGCATCGCTGACAA CTTCACGAAGCCTCAGCCGGGGTACTCGGCGTTCAGAGAGGCGAGCTTTGGGCACGGGACGCTGGCGATCAAGAACCGCACGCACGCCTACTACGAGTGGCACCGTAACCATGATGGCGCCAAGGCCGTGGCCGACTCCTTGTGGCTCACCAACAGATTTTGGATGCCCACCCACGACGACTCAAACTGA